One genomic segment of Microtus ochrogaster isolate Prairie Vole_2 linkage group LG8, MicOch1.0, whole genome shotgun sequence includes these proteins:
- the Tpx2 gene encoding targeting protein for Xklp2 — MSQVKTTYSFDAPTNFINFSSLDAEEDTENIDSWFDEKASLENKFLGKNGIGELFQGMRKVKVQQGRVTPLKAVDNTYYNEAEKENLQNHSVPSNVCSSVTAEGTVSGKTPVQPQRRSLRLSAQKDLEHKDKKHAPVEMKAKRCTTPAHDLPPPKRMKMSHKKKPEKEEEGSTSRKERESLEKAKGRRTVAAVPPARQKVLKSTEEQELEKRLKMQQEVVEMRKKNEEFKKLALAGPVQPVKKSVSQVTKTVDFHFLTDERIKQHPKNQEEYKEMNFMSELRKHPASPARVTKGCTIVKPFNLSKGKKRTFDEAVSTYVPIAQQVEAFHKRTPSRYHLRNKKDENLLPSRSVTKISRDPQTPILQTKYRARVVTCKSAAEQEAEELEKLQQYKFKARELDPRIFESGPVLPKIPVKPPTQPVGFDLEIEKRIQERESKKKSEDEHFEFHSRPCPTKILEDVVGVPEKKVIPATVPKSPVFALKNRIRLPPREDEEEDKPVVIRAQPVPHYGVPYKPHIPEARNVEVCPFSFDTRDKERQLQKEKKIKEMQKGEVPKFKALPLPDFDTINLPEKKVKNVTQAEPFLLETDKRGAYKTELWKHQLEEEQKQQKEAACFKARPNTVIFQEPFVPKKEKKSVAENPSGSLVQEPFQLATERRAKERQELEKRTAEMEAWKMQQLEEVRQQEEQQQKEELARLRRELVHKANPIRKYTAVEVKSSELPLTVPVSPKFSTRFQ; from the exons ATGTCACAGGTTAAAACTACTTACTCTTTTGATGCCCCCACCAACTTTATCAACTTTTCATCTTTGGATGCTGAAGAAGATACTGAAAATATAGACTCTTGGTTTG ATGAGAAGGCCAGCTTGGAGAACAAATTTCTTGGGAAGAATGGAATTGGTGAGCTTTTTCAGGGAATGAGAAAAGTCAAAGTTCAGCAAGGCCGTGTCACACCTTTGAAGGCAG TTGACAACACTTACTATAAcgaggcagaaaaagaaaatcttcaaaacCATTCCGTTCCATCAAATGTGTGTTCTTCCGTGACTGCAGAGGGTACTGTATCAGGAAAAACTCCTGTCCAGCCTCAGAG GAGATCCCTTAGACTCTCTGCTCAGAAGGATTTGGAGCACAAAGACAAAAAACATGCCCCTGTTGAAATGAAAGCCAAGAGATGCACCACTCCTGCCCATGACCTACCACCtcccaaaagaatgaaaat GTCTCataaaaagaaaccagagaaagaggaggaaggcagtacttccagaaaagagagagaaagtctcGAGAAAGCCAAGGGCAGACGTACTGTGGCTGCTGTTCCACCTGCAAG GCAGAAGGTTCTCAAAAGCACTgaggagcaggagctggagaaaagACTGAAGATGCAGCAGGAGGTGGTGGAGATGCGGAAGAAGAATGAGGAGTTCAAGAAGCTTGCTCTGGCAGGGCCAG TGCAACCTGTGAAGAAATCCGTGAGCCAAGTCACCAAAACAGTTGACTTTCACTTCCTCACAGATGAGCGAATCAAACAACATCCCAAGAACCAGGAAGAGTATAAAGAAATGAATTTCATGTCTGAACTTCGAAAGCATCCTGCATCGCCT GCCCGAGTGACTAAAGGATGCACCATTGTTAAGCCCTTCAATCtgtccaaaggaaagaaaagaacatttgacGAAGCAGTTTCTACCTATGTGCCCATTGCACAGCAGGTCGAAGCCTTCCACAAACGAACCCCTAGTAGATACCACCTGAGGAATAAGAAGGACGAGA ACTTGTTACCCTCCAGATCTGTGACCAAGATCTCAAGAGACCCCCAGACTCCCATACTGCAAACTAAATACCGTGCGAGAGTTGTGACCTGCAAAAGTGCAgcagaacaggaagctgaggagcTTGAGAAGCTGCAGCA ATACAAATTCAAAGCTCGGGAACTTGATCCCAGAATTTTTGAAAGTGGCCCTGTCTTGCCCAAGATACCTGTTAAACCTCCCACCCAGCCTGTTGGTTTTGATTTGGAAATTGAGAAACGAATTCAGGAGagagaatcaaagaaaaaatcaGAGGATGAACACTTTGAGTTTCATTCCAGACCGTGCCCAACTAAGATCCTGGAGGATGTTGTG GGTGTTCCTGAAAAGAAGGTAATTCCAGCCACTGTCCCCAAGTCACCAGTTTTTGCATTGAAGAACAGAATTCGATTGCCCCCCAGAGAAGATGAG GAAGAGGATAAACCAGTTGTGATACGAGCTCAACCTGTGCCACATTATGGGGTGCCGTACAAGCCCCACATCCCAGAGGCCAGAAACGTGGAGGTGTGCCCTTTCTCCTTTGATACCCGGGACAAAGAGCGCCAGttgcagaaggagaagaaaataaaagaaatgcagaaaggagag GTGCCCAAGTTCAAGGCACTTCCTCTGCCCGATTTTGACACCATTAATTTGCCAGAGAAAAAGGTAAAGAATGTGACTCAAGCTGAGCCTTTCTTGCTGGAGACAGACAAGAGAGGCGCCTATAAGACGGAGCTGTGGAAGCACCAG ctggaggaagagcagaagcagcagaaggaagCAGCTTGCTTCAAGGCTCGTCCAAACACCGTCATCTTCCAAGAGCCCTTTGTTcccaagaaggagaagaaatcagTTGCTG AGAACCCTTCCGGTTCTCTAGTTCAGGAACCCTTTCAACTGGCCACCGAGAGGAGAGCCAAGGAGCGGCAGGAGCTGGAGAAGAGGACGGCTGAAATGGAAGCCTGGAAGATGCAGCAGTTGGAGGAggtcaggcaacaggaagagcagcagcaaaAGGAGGAGCTGGCCAGGCTACGGAGAGAACTG gtGCACAAGGCGAATCCGATCCGCAAGTACACAGCCGTGGAGGTGAAGTCCAGCGAGCTGCCGCTGACTGTGCCCGTGTCTCCTAAGTTCTCCACCCGATTCCAGTAG